A single Natranaerobius thermophilus JW/NM-WN-LF DNA region contains:
- a CDS encoding DUF2905 domain-containing protein, whose translation MFDQFGRLLITFGILFLVMGGVVTLISKLGNIGKLPGDIFIQRGNVTFFFPLTTSIIISIILSLILTFIIRR comes from the coding sequence ATGTTTGATCAATTTGGTCGACTACTAATAACCTTTGGAATACTATTCTTAGTCATGGGTGGAGTTGTCACTTTGATATCTAAATTAGGCAATATTGGTAAGTTACCAGGAGATATTTTTATTCAACGCGGTAATGTCACTTTCTTTTTCCCATTAACTACTTCAATTATAATAAGTATTATCTTGTCATTGATCCTGACTTTTATAATCCGAAGATAA
- the ruvB gene encoding Holliday junction branch migration DNA helicase RuvB, producing the protein MSSDERIITRQQVGEDYQLDSDLRPRKFDDYIGQEKVKTNLEIFIKAAVERSEALDHVLLYGPPGLGKTTLAHIIAEQMGVNIHVTSGPAIERPGDLAAILTNLEERDVLFIDEIHRLPRSVEEILYPALEDFSIDIMVGKGPSARSLRLDLAPFTLVGATTRAGSLSSPLRDRFGVVNRLDFYSMQDLCQIVTRSADILGIEITEEGAKKLAQSSRGTPRIANRLLKRARDYAQVKADNKITAEVADKALEMLEVDSYGLDEIDRRLMHTIYNKFSGGPVGLDTIAAAISEEAETIEDVYEPFLLQLGFLQRTPRGRVLTKAAKNYLGLSDDSPEQQKLF; encoded by the coding sequence ATGTCCTCAGATGAAAGAATTATTACTCGCCAGCAAGTGGGGGAAGACTATCAACTGGATAGCGATTTGCGTCCAAGAAAATTTGATGACTATATTGGTCAAGAAAAAGTAAAGACTAATCTAGAGATTTTTATTAAAGCTGCAGTTGAGCGTTCTGAAGCTTTAGATCATGTGCTATTATACGGCCCTCCAGGATTGGGAAAAACTACTTTAGCCCATATAATTGCAGAACAAATGGGTGTGAATATTCATGTGACATCAGGGCCTGCCATTGAGAGGCCTGGAGATTTAGCTGCTATTTTAACAAATTTAGAAGAACGGGATGTCTTGTTTATTGATGAAATACACCGCTTGCCTAGAAGCGTGGAAGAAATTCTTTATCCTGCTTTAGAAGATTTTTCGATAGATATTATGGTAGGAAAGGGACCAAGTGCTAGGAGCTTGCGCCTTGATTTAGCTCCCTTTACCTTAGTGGGAGCAACTACTAGAGCTGGTAGTCTATCTAGTCCTTTAAGAGATAGGTTTGGAGTTGTAAATAGACTGGATTTTTATTCAATGCAAGATCTTTGTCAAATTGTGACTCGATCAGCAGACATTTTGGGAATAGAAATTACTGAAGAAGGGGCCAAAAAACTAGCTCAAAGTTCTCGCGGCACTCCTCGGATAGCCAATAGATTATTGAAACGTGCCAGGGATTATGCTCAAGTTAAAGCCGATAACAAAATCACAGCAGAAGTTGCTGATAAAGCTTTGGAAATGCTCGAAGTGGATTCTTACGGATTAGATGAGATTGATAGAAGATTGATGCATACAATTTATAATAAATTTAGTGGTGGCCCCGTTGGCCTTGATACTATTGCTGCTGCCATTAGTGAAGAAGCTGAAACTATTGAAGATGTTTATGAACCATTTTTGCTACAATTAGGTTTTTTACAGCGTACACCTAGAGGACGTGTACTAACTAAGGCAGCTAAGAATTACTTAGGCCTTTCTGATGACTCACCAGAGCAGCAAAAATTATTTTAG
- the ruvA gene encoding Holliday junction branch migration protein RuvA codes for MITRIRGEMLEITPDYCVVMAGGLGYKIYIPDNCQEEIPDPGQEIDLHTYLSVREDAMTLYGFTSGEQLAVFELIMNVSGIGPKIALALVGTIPPTEFYLSVLNDQVNQLTKVPGIGKKSAQRIILELKEKVKDITSKDAYQDISASEKLDNTGEKLGISTRHKHLDELKAALSSLGYTNREIEKTVDAIQGQITEGQDMEELLRLALQKLNTK; via the coding sequence GTGATCACTAGAATAAGAGGCGAGATGTTAGAAATTACACCTGATTATTGTGTGGTTATGGCCGGAGGTTTAGGATACAAAATATACATTCCTGATAATTGTCAAGAGGAGATACCGGATCCTGGACAGGAAATTGACTTACATACATATTTATCTGTTCGAGAAGATGCTATGACTTTGTATGGGTTTACTAGTGGTGAACAGTTGGCAGTTTTTGAATTGATTATGAATGTTTCCGGAATAGGCCCTAAAATTGCTTTAGCTTTAGTAGGGACTATACCACCTACAGAATTTTATTTATCTGTACTTAATGATCAGGTTAATCAGTTAACGAAAGTTCCTGGAATTGGTAAAAAATCAGCTCAAAGGATTATTTTGGAATTAAAAGAAAAAGTTAAAGATATAACATCCAAAGATGCTTATCAAGATATATCTGCATCAGAAAAACTGGATAATACAGGTGAAAAATTAGGCATTAGTACCAGACACAAACATCTTGATGAATTAAAAGCTGCTTTAAGCAGTTTAGGTTATACTAATCGGGAAATTGAAAAAACAGTTGATGCAATTCAAGGACAAATAACGGAAGGGCAAGATATGGAAGAACTCTTGCGATTAGCTTTACAAAAATTAAACACGAAATGA
- the ruvC gene encoding crossover junction endodeoxyribonuclease RuvC, with protein sequence MIIMGLDPGIAACGYGIIHAKGTKLECLACGVLRTYSDESATKRLESIYQGVSNLISEFSPNTVAVESLFFAKNSKTAMKVGQAKGVLMLAAAHNNLEIFEYTPLQVKQGVCGYGSASKEQVQKMVKQILSLDKIPKPDDAADALAVSLCHSQAYRLRTRL encoded by the coding sequence ATGATTATAATGGGGTTAGATCCTGGAATAGCAGCATGTGGGTATGGTATAATACATGCTAAAGGTACTAAATTAGAATGTCTTGCATGCGGTGTTTTACGTACATATAGTGACGAAAGTGCTACAAAGCGCCTGGAATCAATTTATCAAGGAGTTTCAAACTTGATAAGTGAATTTTCACCGAATACTGTAGCTGTAGAAAGTTTATTTTTTGCCAAGAACTCTAAGACAGCGATGAAGGTGGGACAAGCCAAAGGGGTACTAATGCTTGCAGCAGCTCATAACAATTTAGAAATCTTTGAGTATACTCCTTTACAAGTTAAACAGGGAGTTTGCGGTTATGGTTCGGCTTCTAAGGAACAAGTGCAAAAAATGGTTAAACAGATTCTAAGTTTAGATAAGATTCCTAAGCCTGATGATGCCGCAGATGCCCTGGCTGTGTCATTGTGCCATTCCCAGGCATACCGCTTGAGAACTAGATTATAA
- a CDS encoding BofC C-terminal domain-containing protein, which yields MNFKKSLKLNQKQIIGTGAVLVIIIFLIASQVGPGNGTKTEEIAIDEDTEINYIKKFTECGTEKHYSQEYPPEIFERMDFIGYTEEELTDFLPDDWKLEEFSQESVTLAYYGEKYEKHEEIVEKVNSDFVGYVGIYQNKIAIYRGEPPEGELVEVTRYQVKDVYFNELKEGIKFESEEEKNKILESYTS from the coding sequence ATGAACTTTAAAAAATCTCTTAAACTTAATCAGAAGCAAATAATTGGTACAGGTGCTGTGCTTGTCATTATAATATTTTTGATTGCCAGCCAAGTAGGGCCAGGTAACGGTACAAAAACTGAAGAAATAGCAATAGATGAGGATACTGAAATCAACTATATTAAAAAATTTACAGAATGTGGTACTGAAAAGCATTATTCTCAAGAGTATCCCCCGGAAATTTTCGAACGGATGGACTTTATAGGTTATACAGAAGAAGAACTGACTGATTTTTTACCCGATGATTGGAAATTGGAAGAATTCAGCCAAGAAAGTGTGACTTTGGCATACTACGGAGAAAAATATGAGAAGCATGAAGAAATTGTAGAAAAGGTCAACTCAGATTTTGTAGGGTATGTGGGGATCTATCAAAACAAAATTGCCATATATAGAGGAGAACCTCCGGAAGGGGAATTAGTAGAAGTTACTAGATATCAGGTGAAAGATGTATATTTCAATGAACTCAAAGAAGGTATTAAGTTTGAAAGTGAAGAAGAAAAAAATAAAATACTGGAGAGCTATACCAGCTAA
- a CDS encoding YebC/PmpR family DNA-binding transcriptional regulator: MAGHSKWANIKHKKARVDEKRGKLFSKLSKEIIVAAKEGGGDPEKNFRLRMAVQKAKENNMPNDNIERAIKKGTGELKGFNYEEISYEGYGPGGVAIFLDAMTDNKNRTASEVRHIFTKNDGNLGEDGCVAWMFDRKGLITIDKEQAENIDEEELMLLTAEAGAEDFKSDNNSIEIVTTPQDFEQVREALENEEVPLSYKEVTMIPSNTVKVEGEEAKKVLQLMEELEDHDDVQNVYANFDIDDSLMETG, encoded by the coding sequence TTGGCAGGACATTCAAAGTGGGCAAATATTAAGCACAAAAAAGCCAGAGTAGACGAGAAGCGTGGCAAACTTTTTAGTAAACTTTCAAAAGAAATTATTGTTGCCGCGAAAGAGGGTGGAGGAGACCCTGAAAAGAACTTTCGTTTAAGAATGGCTGTTCAAAAGGCAAAAGAAAATAATATGCCTAATGATAATATAGAGCGAGCAATTAAAAAGGGCACAGGAGAACTCAAAGGATTTAATTATGAAGAGATATCCTATGAAGGTTACGGTCCAGGAGGAGTTGCTATATTCTTGGATGCCATGACAGATAATAAAAATAGAACAGCTTCTGAAGTACGTCATATTTTTACAAAGAATGATGGTAATCTGGGTGAAGATGGTTGTGTTGCTTGGATGTTTGACCGTAAAGGTTTAATTACTATAGATAAAGAACAAGCTGAAAACATTGATGAAGAAGAACTGATGTTATTAACTGCGGAAGCCGGGGCTGAAGACTTCAAATCCGATAATAACAGCATTGAAATCGTAACTACTCCACAAGATTTTGAACAAGTGAGAGAAGCATTAGAAAACGAAGAAGTTCCGTTATCATATAAAGAAGTGACTATGATACCAAGCAATACTGTAAAAGTTGAAGGTGAAGAAGCCAAGAAAGTCCTACAGCTAATGGAAGAGCTGGAAGATCATGATGATGTTCAAAATGTTTATGCTAACTTTGACATTGATGATTCTTTAATGGAAACAGGTTAA
- the nadE gene encoding NAD(+) synthase, whose translation MYVDTHSKAEMMVESVSDWIKQQVEEAGCKGTVTGLSGGIDSAVVAALSKRVFPEDTLGVIMPCYSEPRDEEDALLFAEHHNINVKNLDLSETYDSMVGKLDDTESTSKMALANIKPRLRMTVLYYYAQTYKYLVLGTSNKSELILGYFTKYGDGAADLLPIATFTKMEVYALARQLEIPERLIKRPPTAGIISGQTDEDEMGFTYDELEKYFKGEQISKDVKNKIERLERINAHKRSMPPIYTPKESLN comes from the coding sequence TTGTACGTGGACACGCATTCAAAAGCTGAAATGATGGTGGAATCGGTTAGTGATTGGATCAAGCAACAAGTTGAAGAAGCAGGCTGCAAAGGCACTGTAACTGGACTTAGTGGTGGGATTGATTCTGCGGTAGTGGCCGCTTTATCAAAAAGAGTTTTCCCTGAAGATACATTAGGTGTGATTATGCCATGTTATAGTGAACCCAGAGATGAAGAGGATGCTTTATTATTTGCTGAACATCATAATATTAACGTGAAAAATTTAGACCTATCCGAAACTTACGATTCAATGGTAGGAAAATTGGATGATACAGAGAGCACTTCCAAAATGGCTCTTGCTAATATTAAGCCACGACTTAGGATGACTGTATTATATTATTATGCGCAAACCTATAAATATCTAGTTTTAGGAACTTCTAACAAAAGTGAATTGATTTTAGGGTACTTTACTAAGTATGGTGATGGGGCTGCCGATTTATTACCAATAGCTACGTTTACTAAAATGGAAGTGTATGCACTTGCTCGTCAATTAGAGATACCCGAACGCCTGATTAAACGACCACCAACAGCAGGTATAATATCAGGCCAGACCGACGAAGATGAGATGGGTTTTACTTACGATGAACTGGAGAAATATTTCAAAGGGGAACAGATATCTAAAGATGTAAAGAATAAGATTGAAAGACTAGAAAGAATAAATGCACACAAACGTTCTATGCCCCCTATATATACACCGAAAGAATCATTGAATTAA
- a CDS encoding tyrosine phenol-lyase, protein MSREFQAEPFRIKTVEPIKMTTKEEREEAIQKAGFNTFLLDSKDVYIDLLTDSGTNAMSDYQWAGLMMGDEAYAGSKNWYNLEKAVQECFGFEYVVPTHQGRGAENILSQIMIKEGDYIPGNMYFTTTKAHQEFAGGTFRDVIIDKAHDSQAEHPFKGNVDLEKYQALIDEVGPERIPYICVAVTVNMAGGQPVSMENLRKVKEISDKYGIKVMFDATRCVENAYFIKEREEGYQDKSIAEILKEMMSYGDGATMSGKKDPLVNIGGFLAMNDEELYQRATQLVVVYEGMPTYGGMAGRDMEAMARGIYESLDYHYISHRVNQVRYLGEKLEAGGVPIVKPIGGHAIFVDAERFLSHLPREEFPAQALAANIYRDSGVRTMERGTVSAGRDKDGNNIFPKLETVRLTIPRRVYTYAHMDVVADSIINLYENREKIKGLRFAYEPPVLRFFTAKFEEIK, encoded by the coding sequence ATGTCAAGAGAGTTTCAAGCAGAACCTTTCAGAATTAAAACAGTAGAGCCAATCAAAATGACTACAAAAGAAGAGCGAGAAGAGGCTATACAAAAAGCAGGGTTCAACACTTTCCTATTAGATTCTAAAGATGTTTACATCGATTTATTAACTGACAGCGGAACTAATGCCATGAGTGATTATCAATGGGCAGGTCTTATGATGGGTGATGAGGCTTATGCCGGAAGTAAAAACTGGTATAACTTAGAAAAAGCAGTACAAGAATGTTTTGGTTTCGAATATGTAGTTCCAACTCATCAAGGTAGGGGCGCAGAAAACATTTTATCTCAGATCATGATTAAAGAGGGAGATTACATCCCAGGAAATATGTATTTTACAACTACTAAGGCCCATCAAGAATTTGCCGGAGGTACTTTTAGAGATGTGATAATTGACAAGGCACATGATTCACAAGCTGAGCATCCTTTTAAGGGAAATGTAGACCTAGAAAAATATCAAGCTTTGATTGATGAAGTAGGTCCGGAACGAATTCCATATATCTGTGTTGCAGTTACTGTAAATATGGCGGGTGGACAGCCTGTTAGCATGGAAAATTTACGCAAGGTTAAAGAAATATCTGATAAATATGGTATAAAAGTAATGTTTGATGCTACTCGTTGTGTGGAAAATGCTTACTTTATCAAAGAAAGAGAAGAAGGGTATCAGGATAAATCCATTGCTGAAATTTTAAAAGAAATGATGAGTTATGGTGACGGAGCTACTATGAGTGGTAAAAAAGATCCCTTAGTAAATATTGGTGGTTTCTTGGCTATGAATGACGAAGAGCTATATCAAAGAGCTACTCAACTAGTTGTTGTGTACGAGGGAATGCCCACTTATGGTGGAATGGCAGGAAGAGATATGGAAGCCATGGCGAGAGGAATATATGAATCACTAGATTATCACTACATTAGTCACAGAGTCAATCAGGTAAGGTATTTAGGAGAGAAGCTAGAGGCTGGCGGAGTTCCAATTGTCAAACCTATCGGTGGTCATGCAATATTTGTAGATGCCGAGAGATTCTTGTCCCATTTACCTAGAGAAGAATTTCCAGCCCAGGCCTTGGCTGCTAATATTTATAGAGATTCTGGAGTAAGGACTATGGAAAGAGGTACTGTTTCTGCTGGAAGAGATAAAGATGGCAACAATATTTTCCCCAAATTAGAAACAGTTAGATTAACTATTCCTAGAAGAGTTTACACTTATGCGCATATGGACGTTGTTGCGGACTCGATTATCAATCTTTATGAAAATAGAGAAAAAATCAAAGGTTTACGATTTGCTTATGAACCACCAGTATTAAGATTCTTTACCGCAAAATTTGAAGAAATAAAATAA
- a CDS encoding helix-turn-helix transcriptional regulator: MEVNYNEISEKLKPFLPIVEGIATTFGKHCEVVLHDINQAHTSIVAIANGHVTSRGIGGPPTDYLSEILNQEKEKREHNNKLFNYKTRSKDGKDLKSTTILLTDECNDLIGALCINMDLTSPKMALTFLENLIQIDKEEEREKFPENVNDFLKVMIDKSIGSLDKPVNLLSKEEKLEVIRYLDRHRIFQIKGSIDLLAKELNVSRYTIYNYLDEVAAEKEL, encoded by the coding sequence ATGGAAGTAAATTACAATGAAATTTCAGAAAAGTTAAAACCCTTTTTGCCAATTGTCGAAGGTATTGCAACAACTTTCGGTAAACATTGTGAAGTGGTTTTACATGATATTAATCAAGCTCATACGAGCATTGTGGCAATAGCTAATGGACATGTTACAAGTCGGGGTATCGGTGGTCCACCTACAGACTATCTATCAGAAATACTTAATCAAGAAAAAGAAAAACGAGAACATAACAATAAACTTTTTAATTATAAAACGAGAAGTAAAGATGGCAAAGATTTAAAATCCACTACTATTTTATTGACCGATGAATGTAATGACCTGATCGGAGCTTTATGTATAAATATGGATCTAACGTCACCAAAAATGGCACTAACCTTTTTGGAAAATTTAATTCAGATAGATAAAGAAGAAGAAAGAGAAAAATTCCCCGAAAATGTTAACGATTTTTTAAAGGTAATGATAGACAAAAGTATTGGCTCTTTAGACAAACCTGTGAATCTGCTTTCAAAGGAAGAAAAGTTGGAAGTAATCCGTTATCTTGATCGCCATAGAATTTTCCAAATTAAAGGTTCAATTGATTTGCTAGCTAAAGAGTTAAATGTTTCTAGATATACAATTTACAATTATCTAGATGAAGTGGCTGCCGAAAAAGAATTATGA